The Pseudoalteromonas rubra region GCTACTATTGCCGCTGACAACAAAATTATCGCCTTTATAAATCGTTGTAGCGCTGCACGGTTCGCCGTGTGACGAATAAATAAACAACTAGGCGTCATAAAAATGGTTAATTGGGATAAAACACTATGTCTATGTTCAAACCAAGCATGCTAACAGTTGCGCTTATGGCCGCTGGCGTTAGCCACTTTTCGGTCGTTGCAGAAGAAGAGAAAGCAGCAAAGAAAGAGGATGTTGAAGTTATCGAGGTACGTGGTATCTCTCGTAGTATCATCGCGTCAATCGATAAAAAGCGTTACAGCGACACAGTAGCAGAAGTCGTTGATGCTGGTGATCTGGCATCTTTGCCCGATGTTTCCATTGCAGACTCTTTGAGCCGTTTGCCAGGTGTGACGGCGGTACGCGCAAGTGGTCAGTCATCTCAGCTGAATATTCGTGGTATGAACGGCGACTTTATTCAGACAACACTTAATGGCCGTGAACAAGCAAGCACCAGCGGTTATACTGCGGGTAGCCGCTGGATTTCGTTTGACCAGTATCCATCAGAGCTAATCAATCAGGCTGCTGTATACAAGTCGCCAAAAGCCTCTTTGGTAGAAGGGGGTGTTGCTGCAACGGTTGAACTGAAAACAGTGAACCCACTTGAAGCGAAAGAGCAACATAACTTCAATTCTTCAGTGCGTTATTCCTATAATGATGCTGCATCAGATGTGGGTGCAGATTCAAGTGGTGAGCGCATCAGTTTCTCTTATCAGGGCAAATTCCTGGACGAAACTTTGGGTTTTGGTATTGGCGCGGCGTTCTTAAACCAGCCAAATAATGCCATTGATGTATCAGCACATGCACCGAAGCGCTCGCAAGACTTTGATGGTGATGGTACAGAAGAGCGTTCTGTAAATGGCTATCAGGTTCGCTCTGCAAAAGGGTCAGACGAGCGCCTAGGTCTTATGAGTACTTTGGTTTATCAACCTACAGATGCGTTAAAAGTCCAGTTTGACTACTTCCGTTCTGAGTTTGAATCAGAAGACCGCAAAAGTGGTTTGAATATCGAGGGGTTCGAGAAGAATTTAGGTTCACTTTATACGCTTAACAACGCGGTAGTAAAAGATGGCTTCTTAGTTGCTGGTGATGTTGTGATCACTGATCCCAATGGCCCTTGGGTTGAAATGCGTTCTGAAGACCAATCTACCGATTCTACCACAGACAGCTTTGGTCTGGATTTGGAATATGTTACTGATAAGTGGGAACTTAGACTGGACTTTGCACACAGTGAAGGTGAAAAAACGCGCCGCGATGTCATTGCATCTATGCACGCCTACGAATTTGGAAATGCGGTTGTAGATGGCACTTTGGTTGAAACGTGGCAGGAGATGCGAAACCAAACCTTTTCTTTTGTACAGCAAGAGAAAAATTCACCGTTATTAACTCTGGGAAATAGCTATACAGACCTGTCTAACATGCGCCTGGGTGACTGGGAGCAGTTTCCACACAAATACACAGATGAACTAGACAGCTTTAAGGTAGATTTTAAATATCATGTTGAGGCTGGGTTTATTTCGTCTATTGAAGTTGGTGCTCGTTGGTCAGACCGAGAGTTTACGGACCAGCGTTCAACGTTCCGCTGGGGCGCGCGTGAAGGTCAGAATGGTTATAAACTGCCTGATGGCACGATCGTTACTAATAAAGGGTGCGAATTTAACCACCAAAATCATACCTGTATGCCGCACTCTCTTGATGGGTTCGTCACAGTGGAGCATACCAGAGGGTTCAACTATCTTGAGCTAGACCTGATGGGCATCGCGGACGCGGTATTTGGTCCGGGCAATTATGGCGCACAGCAAACCTGGGAGCATAACTGGACACTGATCGAAAGTGGTGCGGTTAAGGAAGAAGTGTTAGCTGGTTATGTTATGGCTAACATAGATACTGAAATTGGAGATATTCCTGTCACAGGTAACTTTGGTGTTCGTGTTGTTAGAACAGATACTAAATCAATCGGAATTCAGCAGATCCAAGGTGATGAAGTAGGTGATACTATCGTTGATGATAATGGTGTGGCACGAACAGATTATCGTCACGTTGAGTATGGACCAGAATACACAGATACATTGCCTTCTTTAAACCTTAACTTCCGTGTTACTGACGAAGATCAGATACGCTTCGCGGCAGCAAAAGTGATGGGTCGTCCGCCTGTGTATCAATTACGTGGTGGTGCTGGTTCTTGGGCTGATACCGCCAATGACGGTGAAAGTCCACGTTATAACGTTTGGTCAAAAGGTAATCCGAACCTGGACCCGTTCCGTGCAACTCAGTTTGACTTGTCATATGAGCGATATTTCGAAGATGGTGGTGCGTTTGTAGCGGCTATTTTCTGGAAAGACATTGAGTCTTTGATTGAAAGTATTACCTATCAGGAAGGTGAGGTTGATTGGGGAACAATTGGTCTTGAAGTCCCAGAAGGTTTTGTTGCTGGTCAGTACCAGACAACTCAGAACAATGATCAGGGTGGCTATATTCGAGGCGTAGAGCTGGCTTACACCACTATGTTTGACAATCTGCCTGGTATTTTCTCTGGTTTAGGTTTCAATGCTAACTACTCATACACTGAGAGTGAAACAACAGTTGATGGCGGTGGTAACTTCCCGGATCAACAATTACCTATGCCTGGTTTGTCAAAAAATGTCTGGAGTGCGACGATTTTCTGGAATATCGACGCATTTACGACACACCTGAACGTACGTTATCGTGATGAATATGTGTATGAAGGTGCGTCACCTGGTGGTTCATCTCTGGCGTGGGCTGACGAATATACAGTAGTTGATTGGCAGGGCACTTATGATTTTGATAATGGCTTGCAGGCCGTGCTTCAAATCAATAACTTGACCGATGAGCCAAACACCACTAACTATGGCACGGCATTGGCAACCGGCGAGTACAAAGAGTTTGGTCGTCAGTACTTCTTAGGGTTTAACTATAGCTTCTAAGCTCCTAGCGTGATCTGATATAAAGCCACCATACTTCTGGTGGCTTTGTTTTATGAGGTGAAAATGATGAATAAAAAAAGAATCGTGATTTTAGGCGGTGGTACTGCAGGCTGGATGGCAGCTAACCTGATGGCCAAAAGCTGGCAGGGTCAGCCGATTGAGATTGCCCTGATCGAGTCACCGGATATTGGCATCATTGGCGTGGGCGAAGGCTCTACTCCCCAGTTCAAGGGGTTTATGGACTTTATGGGGATCAGTGAAGCGCAGTGGATGCCAGCGTGTAACGCCACTTATAAAAATGGCATTCGTTTTATTGACTGGTCAACCCGGCCCGGCTTTAGCAGTTACTTTCATCCTTTTCCTTCACAGCCCGACGATTATTCAGCGCCAGCCTTTTTTCACAATAGCTTTGTTCGAAGAAAAGCGATTGATGTAGCAGGCCACCCAGACCCATTTTTCCTTACTACCTATCTGGCCGAGCAGGCTAAAGCGCCAATCGCTGCGCATCATTTTCCGTTTGAAATTAACTATGGCTATCATTTTGATGCCGGTAAACTTGGGCTCTTTCTGGCTCAAACAGCCCGCGATTTGGGCGTTGAGCACATTCAGGCCAATGTCAGCGATGTGCGTAAACACACAAATGGTGACATTGCAGCGTTGGTGTGTGAGCAGGGAACGGAAATTTCAGGCGATGTATTTATCGACTGCTCGGGTTTTCGCAGTCTGTTAATGCAGCAGCATCTGGAAGTGGGCTTTGAGTCTTTTGCCAACAACTTGTTTAACGACGCCGCTGTGGTTTTGCCAACAGAACAGGGTGATGTGATTTCTTCTGAAACTCAGTCCATTGCCAGAAAATTTGGCTGGAGCTGGCATATCCCGCTGACCAATCGCGTTGGTAACGGCTATGTTTACAGCCGACGCTATTGCGATCCAGATAAAGCTGAGACCGAATTACGTACCGCACTGGGTTTGCTGGACAGTGATGTTGAAGCCCGTCACTTGACCATGAAAGTGGGGCAGGTCAAAGAGCACTGGCACAAAAACTGCCTTGCCATCGGACTGTCGCAAGGGTTTATTGAACCACTGGAAGCGACTGCACTTCATATTGTTCAGGAAACCGTACAAAGCTTTATTGAATGCTATCAGGACGGTGAATTCACCGATAAATTCAAAACCAGACACAACCAGTCACTCGATGCACGATATCAGGCGATCAGAGATTACATTGTGGCACATTATCGTGTAAATAGTAGAACCGATACACAATACTGGCGCGACAATGCGAACAACAATCAGCTCTCACGTTCTTTGTATGACGTATTACAAACCTGGGTGTCGGGCAAAAACTTATCGGATGAATTACATCGTCAGGACATCGATAAATATTACCCCTCCGTCAGTTGGCACTGTTTACTCGCTGGTTACGGCATCTATCCTGAACGGTCTCAATTGATCGCTGGCAATGAGGCGGCAAACAAGTACGACTTATCACAGATCCAGGATTACATTGCTCGCTGTGGATTAAATTTTGATGATCACCGTGCGCAACTTGAGCGAATGGCACAGATGCGATAAATCGACGGTCTTTGCCCTTGAGCAGAGTTTACATTCGAACACTTAGATCGTTGAACATGACGTGCGGATGAATACCCACTCTGAATACGTATGCAAGCGGTTCACCCTTGATTACCAAGTCAGTAGACTCATTGAAAATACTAAAAATGACAACATTATGATGACAATAAAACCGTTGGTGGTCGCGCTTGGGGTGATCACCGGCTCTGTGGTACTGAGCGCTTGTAACAGTATCAATGACAACAAGACTTCATTAGAGACAGTTAGCAACGCCGCAGCAGCGACACAACAGACTGAGGCAAAGCCGGTCGTTTATCAGGTATTTACCCGCCTGTTCGGTAACACCAATAACAACAATGTGCCCTGGGGTACGAAGGCGCAAAATGGGGTTGGAAAATTTGCCGATTTTACGCCTAAAGCGCTGGCTGAAATCAAAGCCATGGGCGTAAGCCACGTCTGGTATACTGGCGTATTGCATCATGCTTTAGTCGGTGACTATACCAAATATGGGATATCAGTGGACGACCCGGATGTAGTCAAAGGTCGCGCAGGATCTCCTTATGCCGTTAAAGACTATTACAACGTTAATCCGGATCTGGCCGTTGACCCTGCCAACAGACTGGCAGAATTCGAAGCCCTGATTGACCGCACTCACGAAGCGGGTATGAAAGTGGTGATTGACATAGTCCCTAATCATGTCGCTCGTAATTATCAATCGCTCAGCGCGCCACAAGGCGTAAGCGACTTCGGTGCGAACGATGACACGTCAAAGACCTATGCCCGTGATAACAACTTTTACTACGTAACTGGTCAGGATTTTCGTGTCCCGAGCTCAGATGATTATCAGGTGCTCGGGGGCGAGCGACACCCACTTGCCGATGGTCAGTTCGTTGAAAGCCCGGCCAAATGGACCGGCAATGGAGCACGCAAAGCGCAGCCTCATATTCATGACTGGTATGAAACCGTTAAGGTTAATTACGGTGTAAAACCCGATGGCAGCTATGATTTTGCAACCTTGCCGGCACACTATGCCACGCTTGATTACCGTGCCCACTATGCATTCTGGCAGGATAAAAAACTCCCAGACAGCTGGTATAAGTTCCGCGACATCACCTATTACTGGCTTGATAAGGGCGTAGATGGCTTCCGTTATGATATGGCCGAAATGGTGCCCGTTGAGCTCTGGAGTTTCCTCAATGCTTCAATCAAGATGAAAAACCCCGAAGCCTTCTTGCTTGCTGAAGTATACAACCCAACGCTTTATCGCGCTTATATCGCGCAGGGCAAAATGGATTATCTGTACGACAAAGTGGGCTTTTATGATTCACTGAAAGCCCTGATGCAAGGCAAAGGTACTGCCCAGGCAGTACTGGATGTCCATGCTAGCGTAGAAGATATCGCACCGCACATGCTGCACTTTTTGGAAAACCATGATGAGCAACGTATTGCCAGCCCGGAGTTTGCAGGCAATGCCAATAAAGGTAAGCCGGCTATGGTAGTCAGCCATTTGATCAGTAAGGCGCCAACACTGCTGTACTTTGGTCAGAGTGTGGGTGAAGACGGATCAGAAATGGCCGGATTTGGCAAACCCAGTCGCACCAGTATCTTCGATTACATCGGTGTACCGGCCCATCAGGCCTGGATGAACCAGGGCAAGTTTGATGGCGCCTTGCTGAGCGAAGAGCAAAAGGCGTTGCGTGCTTACTATAAGAAACTGATGAACATGGCCTCACTCAGTGCGATAGCGCAGGGTGAGCCAGTCTCGACACCAGTCACTACGCTTAGCGGTCAACCCGCAACCAAAGTCATTGGCTTTGCCCGTCAGAGCGATTCGCAACGTTTGGTTGTGGTCAGCAACTTTGATGCAGATGCCCCTCAAACTGTCACTGTCACTTTGCCAGATGGTTGGCAGGGCAAAGCGGTGGACAGACTTGAGCAACATGGACAGGTGTCGCTTAACAATAATCAGCTGACAGTTACCCTGGCCCCCCTGGCCAGTGCGGTCTTTGAACTAGAGAACTAATATGCAAAAACAAAAACCACAACTCAGTTTCTGGCAGATCTGGAACATGTGCTTTGGCTTTCTGGGGATCCAGTTTGGCTTTGCACTGCAAAACGGTAATGTCAGCCGGATCTTTCAGACATTGGGTGCCAAAGTTGATGATATTCCAATCCTTTGGGTTGCCGCACCACTTACAGGCCTGATCGTACAGCCAATTATTGGTTACTGGAGTGACCGAACCTGGGGGAAGCTTGGCCGCAGAAGGCCATTCTTCCTGTATGGCGCCATTCTGACGACCTTGTCGTTATTCTTTATGCCTAACTCTCCCACACTCTGGATAGCAGCAGGCATGCTGTGGATCATGGATGCATCTATCAACGTCACCATGGAGCCATTCAGGGCACTGGTAGGCGACAACCTCAATGAAAAACAACGTGCCAATGGCTACGCCATGCAGAGTTTCTTTATTGGTATTGGTGCTGTTGTGGCATCGGCTTTGCCCTGGATGATGACCAACTGGTTTGGGATCAGCAATACCGCAGAGCCGGGTCAGATCCCAGAATCTGTGAAGTATGCTTTTTATTTTGGTGGTGTGGTGCTATTTCTGGCGGTGGGTTGGACTATCCTAAAAACCAAAGAGTACACGCCACAGCAGTTGGCGGAGTTTGCCGGTGAAGCGGTTGAAACGCAAGCTAAGCAAAGCTATCAGGC contains the following coding sequences:
- a CDS encoding tryptophan halogenase family protein — its product is MNKKRIVILGGGTAGWMAANLMAKSWQGQPIEIALIESPDIGIIGVGEGSTPQFKGFMDFMGISEAQWMPACNATYKNGIRFIDWSTRPGFSSYFHPFPSQPDDYSAPAFFHNSFVRRKAIDVAGHPDPFFLTTYLAEQAKAPIAAHHFPFEINYGYHFDAGKLGLFLAQTARDLGVEHIQANVSDVRKHTNGDIAALVCEQGTEISGDVFIDCSGFRSLLMQQHLEVGFESFANNLFNDAAVVLPTEQGDVISSETQSIARKFGWSWHIPLTNRVGNGYVYSRRYCDPDKAETELRTALGLLDSDVEARHLTMKVGQVKEHWHKNCLAIGLSQGFIEPLEATALHIVQETVQSFIECYQDGEFTDKFKTRHNQSLDARYQAIRDYIVAHYRVNSRTDTQYWRDNANNNQLSRSLYDVLQTWVSGKNLSDELHRQDIDKYYPSVSWHCLLAGYGIYPERSQLIAGNEAANKYDLSQIQDYIARCGLNFDDHRAQLERMAQMR
- a CDS encoding alpha-amylase family glycosyl hydrolase codes for the protein MKPLVVALGVITGSVVLSACNSINDNKTSLETVSNAAAATQQTEAKPVVYQVFTRLFGNTNNNNVPWGTKAQNGVGKFADFTPKALAEIKAMGVSHVWYTGVLHHALVGDYTKYGISVDDPDVVKGRAGSPYAVKDYYNVNPDLAVDPANRLAEFEALIDRTHEAGMKVVIDIVPNHVARNYQSLSAPQGVSDFGANDDTSKTYARDNNFYYVTGQDFRVPSSDDYQVLGGERHPLADGQFVESPAKWTGNGARKAQPHIHDWYETVKVNYGVKPDGSYDFATLPAHYATLDYRAHYAFWQDKKLPDSWYKFRDITYYWLDKGVDGFRYDMAEMVPVELWSFLNASIKMKNPEAFLLAEVYNPTLYRAYIAQGKMDYLYDKVGFYDSLKALMQGKGTAQAVLDVHASVEDIAPHMLHFLENHDEQRIASPEFAGNANKGKPAMVVSHLISKAPTLLYFGQSVGEDGSEMAGFGKPSRTSIFDYIGVPAHQAWMNQGKFDGALLSEEQKALRAYYKKLMNMASLSAIAQGEPVSTPVTTLSGQPATKVIGFARQSDSQRLVVVSNFDADAPQTVTVTLPDGWQGKAVDRLEQHGQVSLNNNQLTVTLAPLASAVFELEN
- a CDS encoding TonB-dependent receptor yields the protein MSMFKPSMLTVALMAAGVSHFSVVAEEEKAAKKEDVEVIEVRGISRSIIASIDKKRYSDTVAEVVDAGDLASLPDVSIADSLSRLPGVTAVRASGQSSQLNIRGMNGDFIQTTLNGREQASTSGYTAGSRWISFDQYPSELINQAAVYKSPKASLVEGGVAATVELKTVNPLEAKEQHNFNSSVRYSYNDAASDVGADSSGERISFSYQGKFLDETLGFGIGAAFLNQPNNAIDVSAHAPKRSQDFDGDGTEERSVNGYQVRSAKGSDERLGLMSTLVYQPTDALKVQFDYFRSEFESEDRKSGLNIEGFEKNLGSLYTLNNAVVKDGFLVAGDVVITDPNGPWVEMRSEDQSTDSTTDSFGLDLEYVTDKWELRLDFAHSEGEKTRRDVIASMHAYEFGNAVVDGTLVETWQEMRNQTFSFVQQEKNSPLLTLGNSYTDLSNMRLGDWEQFPHKYTDELDSFKVDFKYHVEAGFISSIEVGARWSDREFTDQRSTFRWGAREGQNGYKLPDGTIVTNKGCEFNHQNHTCMPHSLDGFVTVEHTRGFNYLELDLMGIADAVFGPGNYGAQQTWEHNWTLIESGAVKEEVLAGYVMANIDTEIGDIPVTGNFGVRVVRTDTKSIGIQQIQGDEVGDTIVDDNGVARTDYRHVEYGPEYTDTLPSLNLNFRVTDEDQIRFAAAKVMGRPPVYQLRGGAGSWADTANDGESPRYNVWSKGNPNLDPFRATQFDLSYERYFEDGGAFVAAIFWKDIESLIESITYQEGEVDWGTIGLEVPEGFVAGQYQTTQNNDQGGYIRGVELAYTTMFDNLPGIFSGLGFNANYSYTESETTVDGGGNFPDQQLPMPGLSKNVWSATIFWNIDAFTTHLNVRYRDEYVYEGASPGGSSLAWADEYTVVDWQGTYDFDNGLQAVLQINNLTDEPNTTNYGTALATGEYKEFGRQYFLGFNYSF